A window of Candidatus Aminicenantes bacterium contains these coding sequences:
- a CDS encoding CAP domain-containing protein yields the protein MNQRKLAAALFSLFVALSAQTMEELGLSPEQLEEKLFLLVNRERSSHGLSELRLNPLLRSLAREHSKKMARERQLAHDFPGYGRLAVRARNAGLRFLSIGENLAVGDIFIMRFFHERMMESPGHRENILFADFTDLGVGIELSGNRYYVTQEFAGLDEP from the coding sequence ATGAACCAGCGTAAACTTGCCGCGGCTCTTTTTTCTTTGTTCGTGGCCCTTTCCGCGCAAACAATGGAGGAGCTGGGACTCAGCCCGGAGCAGTTGGAGGAGAAGCTGTTTCTTTTGGTCAACCGGGAGCGGAGCAGCCACGGGCTGTCCGAGCTGCGCTTGAACCCGCTGCTGCGCTCCCTGGCCCGCGAGCACAGCAAAAAAATGGCGCGCGAGAGGCAACTGGCCCACGATTTCCCCGGCTATGGACGGCTGGCCGTCAGGGCCCGCAACGCCGGTTTGCGCTTCCTGAGCATCGGCGAAAACCTGGCCGTCGGCGATATTTTCATCATGCGTTTTTTTCATGAACGGATGATGGAGAGCCCCGGCCATCGCGAAAACATCTTGTTCGCTGACTTCACCGACTTGGGCGTCGGCATCGAGCTGAGCGGAAACAGATACTATGTCACCCAGGAGTTCGCCGGCCTTGACGAACCTTGA
- a CDS encoding GWxTD domain-containing protein yields MKKALVLLFLASLAVPSASGMQSEKPGANPAAGQTELAPRFQAWSDMVNALISAEEKQVFLKLRNDRDRDNFINIFWQQRDPSPGTPENEYKSEIERRFEHVNRRFGHGSRPGWMSDMGRFYMILGEPRSIERFDENPELYPVQVWYYSGDAAAGLPAYFNVTFFRPRGSGDWKLYNPSLDGPAALLNVSRLMDETDYGTIMAKINQIAPTLAGPALSMIPNDTESENRPSLRNGLILARIIESPTRTISSSYATNFLNYKGFVNIESSVNYIPCTGLVALTWDPRFDCALLAFSLKPKKISLVYNPDRDQYTLNLKLNVSLQQEEKAVYQYSKSFELTFVRRWRTSRARSCRPRSSR; encoded by the coding sequence ATGAAAAAAGCGCTCGTTTTACTGTTTCTGGCCTCGCTGGCCGTGCCATCGGCCTCCGGCATGCAATCCGAAAAGCCCGGAGCCAACCCGGCGGCCGGCCAAACCGAGTTGGCACCTCGCTTCCAGGCCTGGTCCGACATGGTGAACGCGCTCATCAGCGCCGAGGAAAAACAGGTCTTCCTGAAGCTGCGCAACGACCGCGACCGTGATAATTTCATCAACATCTTCTGGCAGCAGCGCGATCCCAGCCCGGGTACCCCGGAAAATGAGTACAAGAGTGAAATCGAGAGGCGCTTCGAGCATGTCAACCGCCGCTTCGGCCACGGTTCGCGGCCCGGCTGGATGAGCGACATGGGGCGCTTCTACATGATCCTGGGTGAGCCGAGGAGCATCGAGCGTTTCGACGAAAACCCCGAGCTGTACCCGGTCCAGGTCTGGTACTACAGCGGCGATGCAGCGGCCGGACTGCCCGCTTATTTCAATGTCACCTTCTTCCGTCCGCGCGGCTCCGGCGACTGGAAACTCTACAATCCGTCGCTCGATGGCCCCGCCGCCTTGCTGAACGTGAGCCGGTTGATGGATGAGACCGATTACGGCACCATCATGGCCAAGATCAACCAGATCGCCCCCACGCTGGCCGGTCCGGCCTTGAGCATGATCCCGAATGACACGGAGAGTGAAAACCGGCCATCGCTGCGCAACGGCCTGATCCTCGCTCGCATCATCGAGTCGCCAACGCGGACGATCAGTTCCAGCTACGCCACCAACTTCCTGAATTACAAGGGGTTCGTCAACATCGAGTCGTCGGTCAACTACATCCCGTGCACCGGGCTGGTGGCCCTGACCTGGGACCCGCGTTTCGACTGCGCCCTCCTGGCTTTTTCACTGAAGCCGAAAAAGATCTCCCTGGTCTACAATCCCGACCGGGACCAGTACACCCTCAATCTCAAGCTCAACGTCAGCCTGCAGCAGG
- a CDS encoding sulfatase-like hydrolase/transferase translates to MAKRMKAKAPVRPASPLPRRRFLFRLLSAAVVLAVLTCLFGSPVKRFFHYRKLKSCNVILITLDTLRADHLSCYNQQYVKTPNLDALAAAGTVFERCISQVPLTLPAHTTILSGTYPAFHRVRDNGGFVVPEGLPLVSETLRQEGFATAAFISAYVLHSKWGLNRGWDYYGDTFHYSKVKALSLSNIQKIAGEVLPEAEAWLGKNGKKRFFSWIHLYDPHAPYQPPPPYDSLYPGNPYRGEVAYMDAELGKFFAFLKAQGLWENTLIVVTADHGEMLGEHGEDGHGFFVYEGAVHVPLIIRSPWHLPAQRVQTTVEHVDVVPTILEALGVRAGKTLQGKSLLGLAFGAAAEGFGQGLSETWYPRLHYGWAELTAITKDGFKFIEAPQEELYDLAADGPAESENLWLKRSAMRRQLKEALRDSLAAIGRGALSPAGEAALSQEDREKLAALGYLSTVVAATAKSVLIDPKTKIQVFNDMMRARSLQDAGQTGQAIELVSAILGRDPEIIDGRMLLGNLFFKDKRYGEALAVYREVIRRKPDYNFAMLNVVNCLMALKQYDQAEKEIHAFRVVFPRDPTFLQLLGQVAAQRQQLDAALDLFRQALAIDPKYAEAYTKMGEIYFQRQDLTNAERCFARAQEINPELARGSFTRALVAEAHGDWELARQAYLRELEINGQNYKAAFNLAQVYKKLGQMDEALRFFRLTTEINPGFNLAFFLIAKYDFDRRQDLEEAIAMCRRGLAIQPADKNTPHGYFLLADIYAYLSEPAKSRENFRLGQRSMSSSPNPPR, encoded by the coding sequence ATGGCCAAGCGCATGAAAGCCAAAGCCCCGGTGCGACCAGCGTCCCCGCTGCCCAGGCGCCGGTTTCTTTTTCGCCTGCTTTCGGCTGCCGTTGTCCTCGCCGTTTTGACTTGTCTCTTCGGCAGTCCGGTCAAGCGTTTCTTTCATTACCGGAAGTTAAAAAGCTGCAATGTCATCCTGATCACCCTTGATACGCTGCGTGCCGACCATCTCAGCTGCTATAATCAACAATATGTAAAAACGCCCAACCTCGATGCCCTGGCCGCTGCCGGGACCGTGTTTGAGCGCTGCATTTCCCAGGTGCCGCTGACCCTGCCGGCCCACACCACCATCCTTTCGGGGACCTACCCCGCTTTCCACCGCGTGCGCGATAACGGCGGTTTCGTGGTTCCGGAGGGGCTACCGCTCGTCTCCGAAACCCTGCGTCAGGAAGGTTTTGCCACCGCCGCCTTCATCTCGGCTTACGTGCTCCATTCCAAGTGGGGACTGAACCGGGGCTGGGACTATTACGGCGATACATTCCATTATAGCAAGGTGAAAGCCCTGTCGCTGAGCAATATCCAGAAGATCGCCGGAGAGGTATTGCCCGAGGCTGAAGCCTGGCTGGGAAAAAACGGCAAGAAGCGTTTCTTTTCATGGATCCACCTCTACGATCCCCATGCCCCCTACCAGCCACCGCCACCCTATGATTCGCTGTACCCGGGCAATCCATACCGGGGCGAAGTCGCCTACATGGACGCCGAGCTGGGAAAGTTTTTTGCGTTCCTCAAGGCGCAGGGGCTTTGGGAAAACACCCTGATCGTGGTTACGGCGGATCATGGAGAAATGCTGGGAGAGCACGGCGAGGACGGCCACGGCTTTTTCGTCTACGAGGGCGCGGTGCACGTTCCCCTGATCATCCGTTCGCCATGGCACCTGCCGGCGCAGCGAGTGCAGACGACGGTCGAGCACGTCGATGTCGTTCCCACAATTCTGGAGGCGCTGGGCGTCAGGGCCGGGAAGACGCTCCAGGGCAAGTCGCTGCTGGGGCTGGCATTCGGCGCTGCGGCCGAAGGGTTCGGCCAGGGCTTAAGCGAAACCTGGTATCCGCGGCTGCACTACGGCTGGGCCGAACTGACGGCGATCACCAAGGACGGGTTCAAGTTCATCGAAGCGCCGCAGGAGGAACTGTACGACCTTGCTGCCGACGGTCCGGCTGAAAGCGAGAACCTCTGGCTGAAGCGCTCGGCCATGCGCCGCCAGCTGAAGGAAGCGCTGCGCGATTCCCTGGCCGCCATCGGCCGCGGCGCCCTCTCCCCTGCCGGCGAAGCGGCCTTGAGCCAGGAAGACCGCGAAAAGTTGGCCGCTCTGGGTTACCTCTCCACCGTGGTCGCCGCCACGGCGAAGTCGGTCCTGATCGACCCAAAGACGAAGATCCAGGTATTCAATGACATGATGCGGGCGCGCAGCCTGCAGGACGCCGGGCAAACCGGGCAGGCCATCGAACTGGTGAGCGCCATCCTCGGCCGTGACCCCGAAATCATCGACGGCCGGATGCTTCTGGGAAACCTGTTTTTCAAGGATAAGCGCTATGGCGAAGCCCTGGCCGTCTACCGCGAGGTGATCCGGCGAAAACCGGACTACAACTTCGCCATGCTCAACGTGGTCAATTGCCTGATGGCGCTGAAGCAGTACGACCAGGCCGAGAAAGAGATCCATGCCTTCCGGGTCGTTTTTCCCCGCGACCCGACCTTCCTGCAGCTGCTCGGGCAGGTCGCCGCGCAGCGGCAGCAGCTCGATGCGGCGCTGGACCTGTTCCGCCAGGCCCTGGCCATCGATCCCAAGTATGCCGAGGCTTATACCAAGATGGGAGAGATCTATTTCCAGCGCCAGGACCTGACCAACGCTGAAAGGTGCTTCGCCCGGGCGCAGGAGATCAACCCCGAACTGGCGCGCGGCTCCTTCACCCGCGCCCTGGTGGCCGAAGCGCACGGCGATTGGGAACTGGCCCGCCAAGCCTACCTGCGCGAACTGGAAATAAACGGCCAGAACTACAAGGCCGCCTTCAACCTGGCGCAGGTTTACAAGAAGCTGGGGCAAATGGATGAGGCGCTCCGTTTTTTCCGGTTGACCACGGAGATCAACCCCGGATTCAACCTTGCCTTTTTCCTGATCGCCAAGTACGATTTTGACCGGCGTCAGGACCTGGAAGAAGCCATTGCCATGTGCCGCCGCGGCCTGGCCATCCAACCGGCCGACAAAAACACTCCGCACGGCTATTTCCTGCTGGCCGACATCTACGCCTATCTGAGCGAACCCGCCAAGTCGCGGGAAAACTTCCGCCTCGGGCAGCGTTCCATGTCCTCGTCGCCCAACCCGCCACGATGA